The genomic DNA AGACTCTGTTTGATTGTCGCCAACTGGTTTGGATTCCTGACTATCTCCAATAGTCACGTCGCCCAACTTCTTAGtaacatcaccatcatcatcttgTTCCAGTTCCTTCATTCTCGAAGAATAATCGCTCAGTCGGTTAATAAGCGACAATAGGATCTTCTTGATGCTGACACCAGGATGTAGATTGGTGGTAGCTGTTAGGTAGAGGTCTAAAGTGTAAAGATGGAACTCGTCAGGGAACACTTGGGAAATAACGTCCAGAAGATATTCCTGAGCAAGCACATCACGACATTGAACCACCTGCTCTAAAATAGCAGGAAGAATCGACTCTTTATAATACTCCTTATCAATACCTTCAAGTTGAGACAACCTGACAAGGTTAGACCCAACTAAAATTTGCAGCTCTTGGCGTTCCTTGGTTCTCTTTTCACGTTCTCGACTATGACCCTGATGCTGAAGTCGGACCCACAGCTTATTCATCTCAATAAAATTAGTGATAATAAATTGAATCGAATCCTTGAGGTTGCCTCTTAATTCGGGGTCAATAACTGGAGCACTGGTGACAGCAGAAGCCGAACCTGGTCCAGTGATAGTAGTCTCAGATCCATTTCCATTACTAGTATTAGACCTAGTATCAGCAACATTTTTCGTTTCGCCAGGACCAGCTGCCGAGTCATCACTACTGGTagtagcaacagcagcagtaatAACACCTCCATTAGTACCGTTAACATCTTCACCGCTTGGTAAATAGTCTCTTGTTCCTTGACTCAAGTAATATCGCAAAAACAAGCCTCTAATAGGATGCTGGACACCACGACACATTTCCATCATGTCCTTCATAATCTCTCTCACTGGAGCATCTGGCACACTCATATATGCCGTACCAACCGTAATCATCAGATACAGTCTAGGAACAATGTTACCAGCATACTGAACAAGTTCATAGATATCAGCCAGATGATGATTAGGATGGTCTTCTCTAAGGAAATCGCCCAAATGTCTCAATGCATCGAATACCGCAATATACAATTCATAATATTGTTTAGGAGTAAGTACCGAACTACGAAGTTCGGCCAAGAATGTCGATGCGTGGCGGATTGCGTCTAGTAATTTGCCTTTTGTTTCAAGACACTTTCTCATCTGATGCTCCTGTTGTCTAATAAACTGTAGCGACTCTTCAAGATGTCGAGCCTGCTCTTCAGGAGACAGTGGGGCTGGTGGGTTGGAAGACATGTTAGGCCAACCGATATAACAAAAACCACAGGCTCAGTCTCCACAAACTCCAAGAGTCAATTCAATTCCCACTACTGGGTTCAAATACCAAATTCACAAAGTCTTGGAACCCAAAAATTGTAACAATTCAAACACAAATGACTGACTATTCTTGCAGTGGCTAATCGGCAATTTAACTCCACACAATGAAACTATTACACCGAAGCGTTATAATGGCCGTAATTTAGGGTACTTCTTATAATACCAATGGTCAATTGGTTTACTGTCAGTCGCTGATAACAGTTACCAGTTCTGAATACGAGTATAACAGCACGTTGAAACAGGTCGATATATCACTATATGGCGCTGCTAATAGATTGACTTCACCGTTGATGCGCTCCAACCGACTGATAGGGAGGCCCTCTATAGTGGCGATGCACGGCGATACGCCATACCGGCAGACTAAGCAGGTAAGATGGCTGAACGGCTGTGCATCAGTAATTATAGACCCAGCGGTAGAGACTCGACTTCAGACCAGAGCTCCTCTTACTATTAGGTCACTAACGTATTGatctttaataaatatgtgAAGAAAGAGGAATTGAACTGATTCGCACCCAAAGTGCTGAAATCGGGCTGCTCTACTCTTTTTACTACAGGAGCTAGGTCGATTGATTCCCTCAAAGGAAATACAAATCTACGTATCCTACATATCAGCTGACATCCTGAGTATATTTAAAGACTGAAGAAAATACTCCCTTGCCAGAATACCCTAACAATTCCATCACAAACCCTCAATCGACCCCTTCAAAATCCACCATCTGAGGTTCATATGCTCGAGGTCACCATTCATCCCGAACAGAGCCATTACCCTAGCCCGACTGACTATAAAAGATGAATTTTTCAAGTAAGATCACCTGCCAACATGTTAAATCAACTACTACCAACAGGTTAAGTCAACTACCAACATGTTAAATCAACTACCAGCATGTTAGATCGACTGCCAACATCTAACAGATCCGAGTTTTCACGGATTCAGCGACAATGTTTATATAGTATAGTTTATTGGCAGTTAAAATAGAAACGATtgtttttcattttctgtCGGCATTATCGAAGATCCATCCGCTTCACCCTCCTTGGCTGTTGGATTCAAAAATATGCCAAGAACAATCACCCTCGTATTTTCACACAACGCAAATATCGAAAACAGGTGCTCGCACTCTTGCGAACGCGTTTTAGCGTCGGTGACATTCATACTAGTTAGAAACAGAGTTCCTTGACGAGCCAACTGACGTCCCCTCgcggcctccggcggctggggctccgccccagaccccgctgctcctctcgcttcgctcgagtctGTTCCGTCtccggtcccagccaaactcctgcgaagcaggagcaaccagggtctggggcggagccccagccgccggaggcagaccggGAGAGGAGTTCGAGTTTCTGAAAAACAGAGTGCAGGGCCGGATGTGCATGTTAAACCCTTTCATCCGGAAATTTCAGGTGATCCAGACATTGGCCGGTTACAGGTGTGATATGGTTGATTTGGCGTGCTAATGAACCCGGTTCTTGATATATGGACGTCGACTAGAGCCATATCCAAGGGTTTATTGAGACAGAACCATCTGCCACACTTTGTGCTGGCGTCGACCCGTGGGAGCGTCCTGGCGGTTTATCGAGGTCTGTTTAGGGAATCACAGCGGTTCGTCGACCCGTTATGTCGGGCGTTTTTGAAAGACTTTGTTTATGAAAAGTTCACAGCGTACAAGTATGTGGTCAGTTCTAAACGCGTCGAGGCGCTGGTCAGAGCTGCTAATGAGGAtctggtgttgttgagacAGGCGAATGGCGTCGAGGGTACTCGCATTCAGAAGTCCAAGGCAGTTGAAAGTATCATGGATAGGGTGTTTCATTCCATATTTGTTCGTGACTCGCCTCTCAAGAGACTGCACAAGCAGAGCTTGTTGGAGCATGGGCTTGTTTACAGGATCAATCGCCTGTCAGCTCCGAAGATTGCCTCGTTCAAACAACACATGGAAAAGGCAGACTCCAATTCGGAATTATATTACCAGTTTGTCAACCTGCTCAAGAAAAATCATATCAATCTGGGTCAGAATGGCAAAAAAATGGTGTATGATATGCCTATAGAAGGTACCTTCCTGGGTACACCGTTGCCTGCGTCTAGAGAGCGCAATACAATCCAGAAGACGTACAAAACTGTTCTACGCAATGTTATCTACCCAGTCGATGCTAAAGTTCTCGAATATATAGAGAGGCAGTCCAAAGACCCTGTTCCTGAAGGAGTAAATCCAGAGCTTAGAAAGTTCTATAAACGGCGGCTTAGAGCCTGCTTGAAAAACTATTACACCGTCCAGGGAAATAAGCGGCCTGAAAAGCTGGTATTCCCAAACATCTCTCATTTTTCGAAGGacgatatttatttcacagGATTGacttgaatattttttcgTTAATGTACATAGATCAAATTAAGCCTGTTCTACgtgtaaataaattaatgcGTACCGCTGACGTTCGGCGTTCAATACACATGCCAATTCGTGACCCGATCTACCATTTACCACAAATGAGCCAGGAGTGAAGTCCTTATCAAAACTGTGAGTGTTGCTGGGTGCTAGGTCGACAGAGTCTAGGTTGTGTGTCAGTGTTGCTACAGTTTGATTCAGAAGGTCTGATTTACCATCAAGGGCTGTATATGCTACACTTTCGTAGTTGGCAACCTGCAAATGATACCTGGAATCAGAATCGACCACAAGAAGAATAATTTCAGATTCATTGATGAACTCAGCTTGAATAATAGTGTTTTCGCACTTTATTTTGGCGACTTCGATACCGCTGTCATGAATCCTCACCATATATAGGAAAGCATCTTGACCATATATCAAGACGAAACTTGTTCCCCGGAAATATGCCTGACGTACGTTGAAATCAGAACTCGCCAGAGGAATGCCCACATCCACAGAAATCAGTTTCTTCATGGCACTTTCGATTTTAGTGGTAGTTGCAGAAAATGTCGAGTCGATATTTTCAAGACAGTTAGCTAGAGATAAGTTCTCGATAGAGTCTAGGGAGGCGTCACCAGTGCTCTTACTGGTTGCTCCTTGGCTAACTGAGACATCATGGTCTTCTAAAGGTTGAGAATCAGAATTGACTGTATCTGACTTTTGTTTCAAATCGATTTTCTCGTCGCCAACGCCAACAGTGGACGTTGTCAAATAGCTTGTAAGAACTGAGCCTGGAAGAAGCTCTGTAATATACTTCATAATATCTGTAGTTCTCACTGTGGCAGGCTCATCTGCTCTACTAAATCCAACAACTCTATCTAGCACGGACTCAAATCCAAGTTCTAGCCACAGTGCAAAAGACCGGAACTTCTCATACTCGTCCGTAAATTCCCAGAGACACTTATTTGTCAGTTTGAAAAAACATTCTGCATACCTGATTGTTTTATCCAGTTCTTCTCCCGACAGTCCAAGTGGGACCCCTCTTTCTTTCCACTTGGCTAAACCTCGTAGCCGCGATAGCAATACTACTAATCTTTCTATGGCAGGCAGAATATTTTCGTACAATATCTTGTTAGAGACATCATAACTGGTAATGGTTGTTTTGTTCCACCGTTTATAGCCCATTTCATTATTGGACTCTATCCATTTTGTAATCTTTTTACACATGGTTCCTGTTATCAGAAAATCGAACAGGTAACCTCTCATATGATTTAATGACTCCAAAGAAATAAACTTGTTATTAGCTTCAACAATGGTATTTGCTTCTTTCCGCAGCAAGGCAACCGACTCCTGTAAATACTCAATTAGAATACTAATTTGCGCCGGGATTACAGATACCTCTGTCAAATAGTTTTGACCAAATTTTTGAATAAACCCTAGATGAAACTTATGGTAGACAAAAGCTTTGGACTCATCGTTCTGAACTATTATTGTACCTCGAGATATGTCCTTCGGATTCgaatttattttcagaaaGTGCGCGCTAGGTTCATGCTGAGACTGATCACGAGCTTTTATATTGGAATTACTAATTGGGATACCATCAATTGAGAATATCCCGAACATGCTAAGGTTCATGCTGCCAGATTTATCGCCAGTTAATACAACACTCAAGGCGTCGTCAAAATTCGAAATTGAGTTCTCAGAAGACTTGACATCAATTAATAGCCCTGGTTTAGTTGGAAGTGCTTGTAACCTTGGTAGGGAGTCGAGAACATCAGTTTCCATAAGCTTGAAGCTCGAACTCCATTCTGATTTGCTACCATCACCACTATTGGCAGTGATATCACCTTCGGCCCATGATAGATCGATAGCACTATCACCTGAACCGGAACTTAGAACGGGTTTACCGTTACTGGTTCTGATCACCTGATACGAACCGTCACTGTATAATACAGCTAGAACCTTTCCATCATCtcgccagctgcttctaaTAACATGACCTGCACCTCTCTTTCCAGGAATACTCCAGATTCTCTGGCCGCTAATACGGTACAGTGCAATGCCTCCAGACTCTGGTGCAAAAACTAAAATATCCATACAGGGACATAATGACAATGCTTCTGCACGTACTTTCCAGGGCAGAGCCCTATTCCCAGCCAGCTTCATATCCTACCTGAAAAGATCATTATTGTTTACAAGTTGCCTACTTCACCATCTTGTGCATGTCCACTTCGTGCGGCTCACATCGATACCACTGTTGGTCTCATATATTCCTATCTACAATATAACAATTtataatcaaatcaacaGAAGCCGACTGAGATCGAAATATACAGACAAGCCTCGATTCACATTTGCAAAATCGGACTATTTGAGTGGAGCTATAGCATAAATTGAACTTGCGACTGAGGAAGCTCACGCCGCACAGGTACAGATCTCGATAGATATCGGCTCCATCTTCGactgaacaaaaaaaccatTGCTTTAAGAGTCGCAAATGTTTAGAAAAAAACCAGATGTAAGTACTTCTGTGAATTAT from Sugiyamaella lignohabitans strain CBS 10342 chromosome D, complete sequence includes the following:
- the VPS35 gene encoding Vps35p (Endosomal subunit of membrane-associated retromer complex; required for retrograde transport; receptor that recognizes retrieval signals on cargo proteins, forms subcomplex with Vps26p and Vps29p that selects cargo proteins for retrieval; interacts with Ypt7p; GO_component: GO:0005768 - endosome [Evidence IPI] [PMID 9700157]; GO_component: GO:0000329 - fungal-type vacuole membrane [Evidence IDA] [PMID 22593205]; GO_component: GO:0016020 - membrane [Evidence IEA,IEA]; GO_component: GO:0030904 - retromer complex [Evidence IEA]; GO_component: GO:0030904 - retromer complex [Evidence IMP,IPI] [PMID 9700157]; GO_component: GO:0030906 - retromer complex, inner shell [Evidence IPI] [PMID 9700157]; GO_function: GO:0008565 - protein transporter activity [Evidence IMP,IPI] [PMID 9700157]; GO_process: GO:0045053 - protein retention in Golgi apparatus [Evidence IMP] [PMID 8649377]; GO_process: GO:0015031 - protein transport [Evidence IEA,IEA]; GO_process: GO:0042147 - retrograde transport, endosome to Golgi [Evidence IEA]; GO_process: GO:0042147 - retrograde transport, endosome to Golgi [Evidence IPI] [PMID 9700157]; GO_process: GO:0006810 - transport [Evidence IEA]) encodes the protein MSSNPPAPLSPEEQARHLEESLQFIRQQEHQMRKCLETKGKLLDAIRHASTFLAELRSSVLTPKQYYELYIAVFDALRHLGDFLREDHPNHHLADIYELVQYAGNIVPRLYLMITVGTAYMSVPDAPVREIMKDMMEMCRGVQHPIRGLFLRYYLSQGTRDYLPSGEDVNGTNGGVITAAVATTSSDDSAAGPGETKNVADTRSNTSNGNGSETTITGPGSASAVTSAPVIDPELRGNLKDSIQFIITNFIEMNKLWVRLQHQGHSREREKRTKERQELQILVGSNLVRLSQLEGIDKEYYKESILPAILEQVTST